A window from Salmo trutta chromosome 29, fSalTru1.1, whole genome shotgun sequence encodes these proteins:
- the caprin1a gene encoding caprin-1 isoform X1, giving the protein MPSATVGHNAVLSSSPELGSGTQSEAMKQVLQVIDKKVRNMEKKKGKLDDYQAKKNKGERLNQDQLDALTKFQEVTNNLDFARELQKSFLSLGQEIQKAVKKSARREQLLREETEQRRLKAVLELQFLLDRLGDEQTRQDLKQPVAGSPLLTDGNLTALDSFYKLVGPERDHDVRLADQYEEASLHLWELLEGRDQAVAGTTYKALKETLDKVLLSGYFDRAQTHQNGVCEKEEEEEEEEEEEQQSVAHESSGSGEQPAEPEGTVTEEYTEAIEVEATEFVNRQFIPETTCSSTGNDQVEEWTAEAQVVNVLQHQALPQMTPEPHTVSPVSHTPDPVVRKQVVQDLMAQMQGTYNFMQDSMLEFDGHALDPAIVLAQPMKPAQSVDLQQMGQFHSESRLAQPSSVPESTQVLMVSPTPDAYSSTPDAYSSTAPLYQPSHTAEPRPQTDGTDHIQASMSLSSEQSPAPSSLPSAFPPVSTPHSGGINVNAAPFQSMQAVFNLNAPVPPTNEADGLKQFPSGYGQGFSSQAEHSVEEPDIQQDTLQSAVGGFHTQDQVMSSAAGHQVQGPGFGRQGQSFYNSRGTVPRGGPRNPRGMINGYRGSSNGFRGGYDGYRPPFSNTPNNGYGQQAQFSTAPRDYSNSTYQREGYQPGYKRGAAQGPRGCSRGRGGLFKPSRGMVTQMAGHQAN; this is encoded by the exons ATGCCTTCAGCAACAGTTGGCCACAATGCTGTTCTGTCCTCCAGCCCAGAGTTGGGTTCTGGGACCCAATCTGAGGCCATGAAGCAGGTCCTGCAGGTGATAGACAAGAAGGTCCGCAACATGGAAAAGAAAAAG GGCAAGCTGGATGACTACCAGGCCAAGAAGAATAAAGGAGAACGATTGAACCAGGATCAGCTG GATGCCTTGACCAAGTTCCAGGAAGTGACCAACAACCTGGATTTTGCGAGGGAGTTGCAGAAGAGCTTCCTGTCTTTGGGGCAAGAG ATTCAGAAAGCAGTGAAGAAGTCTGCCCGGAGGGAGCAGCTGCTGCGGGAGGAGACGGAGCAGAGGCGGCTGAAGGCTGTTCTGGAGCTGCAGTTCCTGCTTGACCGACTGGGGGATGAGCAGACGAGGCAGGACCTGAAACAGCCCGTCGCAGGCTCCCCCCTGCTCACTGACGGTAACCTCACCGCACTGGACAGTTTCTACAAGCTGGTGGGCCCGGAACGGGACCATGACGTCAG GTTGGCTGACCAGTATGAGGAGGCCTCCCTACACCTATGGGAACTGCTAGAGGGCAGAGACCAGGCTGTGGCAGGAACCACAT ACAAGGCACTGAAGGAGACCCTGGACAAGGTGCTGCTGAGTGGCTATTTTGACAGAGCACAAACGCATCAGAACGGAGTGTGtgaaaaagaggaggaggaggaggaagaagaggaggaggagcagcagtCTGTGGCGCATGAGTCGTCTGGGAGCGGGGAGCAGCCTGCAGAACCAG AAGGAACAGTTACTGAAGAATACACAGAGGCTATTGAAGTAGAAGCCACAGAG TTTGTAAACAGACAGTTCATTCCAGAAACAACATGCAGCAGCACTGGCAACGACCAAGTAGAGGAGTGGACAGCAGAGGCTCAG GTGGTAAACGTCCTCCAGCACCAGGCTCTTCCCCAGATGACCCCCGAGCCCCACACTGTGAGCCCAGTCTCCCACACGCCTGACCCCGTGGTCCGGAAGCAGGTCGTACAGGACCTCATGGCCCAGATGCAGGGGACCTATAACTTCATGCAG GACTCCATGTTGGAGTTTGATGGCCATGCCCTGGACCCAGCCATCGTGTTGGCCCAGCCCATGAAGCCTGCACAGAGCGTGGACCTGCAGCAGATGGGTCAGT TTCATTCAGAATCCAGACTTGCTCAACCAAGCTCAGTTCCTGAATCTACACAA GTCCTCATGGTCTCCCCCACACCTGATGCCTACTCCTCCACACCTGATGCCTACTCCTCCACAGCACCCCTCTACCAGCCCTCCCACACAGCAGAGCCCCGGCCACAGACAGACGGCACCGACCACATCCAG GCCTCGATGTCCCTGTCGTCTGAGCAGTCCCCCGCCCCGTCCTCCTTGCCCTCTGCCTTCCCGCCCGTCTCCACCCCCCACAGCGGCGGCATCAATGTCAACGCAGCACCATTCCAGTCCATGCAAGCG GTGTTCAACCTGAACGCCCCCGTGCCCCCCACTAACGAAGCAGACGGTCTGAAGCAGTTCCCCAGTGGCTACGGCCAGGGCTTCAGCAGCCAGGCAGAGCACTCCGTGGAGGAGCCTGACATTCAGCAGGACACTCTACAGTCCG CTGTAGGAGGCTTCCACACCCAAGACCAAGTGATGTCGTCGGCAGCGGGTCACCAGGTGCAGGGGCCAGGCTTTGGGCGGCAAGGCCAGTCCTTCTATAACAGCAGGGGGACCGTGCCTCGCGGAGGCCCCAGGAACCCCCGGGGCATGATCAATGGATACCGAGGATCCTCTAACGGTTTCAGAG GAGGATATGATGGCTATCGCCCTCCCTTCTCGAACACTCCAAACAATGGTTATGGGCAACAGGCCCAGTTCAGCACGGCACCCCGGGACTACTCCAACAGCACCTACCAACGG GAGGGATATCAGCCAGGCTACAAGCGGGGAGCAGCCCAGGGACCTCGGGGTTGCTCTCGAG GCCGGGGGGGACTGTTCAAGCCCAGCCGAGGGATGGTGACCCAAATGGCTGGACATCAAGCCAATTAG
- the caprin1a gene encoding caprin-1 isoform X2, with product MPSATVGHNAVLSSSPELGSGTQSEAMKQVLQVIDKKVRNMEKKKGKLDDYQAKKNKGERLNQDQLDALTKFQEVTNNLDFARELQKSFLSLGQEIQKAVKKSARREQLLREETEQRRLKAVLELQFLLDRLGDEQTRQDLKQPVAGSPLLTDGNLTALDSFYKLVGPERDHDVRLADQYEEASLHLWELLEGRDQAVAGTTYKALKETLDKVLLSGYFDRAQTHQNGVCEKEEEEEEEEEEEQQSVAHESSGSGEQPAEPEGTVTEEYTEAIEVEATEFVNRQFIPETTCSSTGNDQVEEWTAEAQVVNVLQHQALPQMTPEPHTVSPVSHTPDPVVRKQVVQDLMAQMQGTYNFMQDSMLEFDGHALDPAIVLAQPMKPAQSVDLQQMVHSESRLAQPSSVPESTQVLMVSPTPDAYSSTPDAYSSTAPLYQPSHTAEPRPQTDGTDHIQASMSLSSEQSPAPSSLPSAFPPVSTPHSGGINVNAAPFQSMQAVFNLNAPVPPTNEADGLKQFPSGYGQGFSSQAEHSVEEPDIQQDTLQSAVGGFHTQDQVMSSAAGHQVQGPGFGRQGQSFYNSRGTVPRGGPRNPRGMINGYRGSSNGFRGGYDGYRPPFSNTPNNGYGQQAQFSTAPRDYSNSTYQREGYQPGYKRGAAQGPRGCSRGRGGLFKPSRGMVTQMAGHQAN from the exons ATGCCTTCAGCAACAGTTGGCCACAATGCTGTTCTGTCCTCCAGCCCAGAGTTGGGTTCTGGGACCCAATCTGAGGCCATGAAGCAGGTCCTGCAGGTGATAGACAAGAAGGTCCGCAACATGGAAAAGAAAAAG GGCAAGCTGGATGACTACCAGGCCAAGAAGAATAAAGGAGAACGATTGAACCAGGATCAGCTG GATGCCTTGACCAAGTTCCAGGAAGTGACCAACAACCTGGATTTTGCGAGGGAGTTGCAGAAGAGCTTCCTGTCTTTGGGGCAAGAG ATTCAGAAAGCAGTGAAGAAGTCTGCCCGGAGGGAGCAGCTGCTGCGGGAGGAGACGGAGCAGAGGCGGCTGAAGGCTGTTCTGGAGCTGCAGTTCCTGCTTGACCGACTGGGGGATGAGCAGACGAGGCAGGACCTGAAACAGCCCGTCGCAGGCTCCCCCCTGCTCACTGACGGTAACCTCACCGCACTGGACAGTTTCTACAAGCTGGTGGGCCCGGAACGGGACCATGACGTCAG GTTGGCTGACCAGTATGAGGAGGCCTCCCTACACCTATGGGAACTGCTAGAGGGCAGAGACCAGGCTGTGGCAGGAACCACAT ACAAGGCACTGAAGGAGACCCTGGACAAGGTGCTGCTGAGTGGCTATTTTGACAGAGCACAAACGCATCAGAACGGAGTGTGtgaaaaagaggaggaggaggaggaagaagaggaggaggagcagcagtCTGTGGCGCATGAGTCGTCTGGGAGCGGGGAGCAGCCTGCAGAACCAG AAGGAACAGTTACTGAAGAATACACAGAGGCTATTGAAGTAGAAGCCACAGAG TTTGTAAACAGACAGTTCATTCCAGAAACAACATGCAGCAGCACTGGCAACGACCAAGTAGAGGAGTGGACAGCAGAGGCTCAG GTGGTAAACGTCCTCCAGCACCAGGCTCTTCCCCAGATGACCCCCGAGCCCCACACTGTGAGCCCAGTCTCCCACACGCCTGACCCCGTGGTCCGGAAGCAGGTCGTACAGGACCTCATGGCCCAGATGCAGGGGACCTATAACTTCATGCAG GACTCCATGTTGGAGTTTGATGGCCATGCCCTGGACCCAGCCATCGTGTTGGCCCAGCCCATGAAGCCTGCACAGAGCGTGGACCTGCAGCAGATGG TTCATTCAGAATCCAGACTTGCTCAACCAAGCTCAGTTCCTGAATCTACACAA GTCCTCATGGTCTCCCCCACACCTGATGCCTACTCCTCCACACCTGATGCCTACTCCTCCACAGCACCCCTCTACCAGCCCTCCCACACAGCAGAGCCCCGGCCACAGACAGACGGCACCGACCACATCCAG GCCTCGATGTCCCTGTCGTCTGAGCAGTCCCCCGCCCCGTCCTCCTTGCCCTCTGCCTTCCCGCCCGTCTCCACCCCCCACAGCGGCGGCATCAATGTCAACGCAGCACCATTCCAGTCCATGCAAGCG GTGTTCAACCTGAACGCCCCCGTGCCCCCCACTAACGAAGCAGACGGTCTGAAGCAGTTCCCCAGTGGCTACGGCCAGGGCTTCAGCAGCCAGGCAGAGCACTCCGTGGAGGAGCCTGACATTCAGCAGGACACTCTACAGTCCG CTGTAGGAGGCTTCCACACCCAAGACCAAGTGATGTCGTCGGCAGCGGGTCACCAGGTGCAGGGGCCAGGCTTTGGGCGGCAAGGCCAGTCCTTCTATAACAGCAGGGGGACCGTGCCTCGCGGAGGCCCCAGGAACCCCCGGGGCATGATCAATGGATACCGAGGATCCTCTAACGGTTTCAGAG GAGGATATGATGGCTATCGCCCTCCCTTCTCGAACACTCCAAACAATGGTTATGGGCAACAGGCCCAGTTCAGCACGGCACCCCGGGACTACTCCAACAGCACCTACCAACGG GAGGGATATCAGCCAGGCTACAAGCGGGGAGCAGCCCAGGGACCTCGGGGTTGCTCTCGAG GCCGGGGGGGACTGTTCAAGCCCAGCCGAGGGATGGTGACCCAAATGGCTGGACATCAAGCCAATTAG
- the caprin1a gene encoding caprin-1 isoform X3 — MPSATVGHNAVLSSSPELGSGTQSEAMKQVLQVIDKKVRNMEKKKGKLDDYQAKKNKGERLNQDQLDALTKFQEVTNNLDFARELQKSFLSLGQEIQKAVKKSARREQLLREETEQRRLKAVLELQFLLDRLGDEQTRQDLKQPVAGSPLLTDGNLTALDSFYKLVGPERDHDVRLADQYEEASLHLWELLEGRDQAVAGTTYKALKETLDKVLLSGYFDRAQTHQNGVCEKEEEEEEEEEEEQQSVAHESSGSGEQPAEPEGTVTEEYTEAIEVEATEFVNRQFIPETTCSSTGNDQVEEWTAEAQVVNVLQHQALPQMTPEPHTVSPVSHTPDPVVRKQVVQDLMAQMQGTYNFMQDSMLEFDGHALDPAIVLAQPMKPAQSVDLQQMGQFHSESRLAQPSSVPESTQVLMVSPTPDAYSSTPDAYSSTAPLYQPSHTAEPRPQTDGTDHIQVFNLNAPVPPTNEADGLKQFPSGYGQGFSSQAEHSVEEPDIQQDTLQSAVGGFHTQDQVMSSAAGHQVQGPGFGRQGQSFYNSRGTVPRGGPRNPRGMINGYRGSSNGFRGGYDGYRPPFSNTPNNGYGQQAQFSTAPRDYSNSTYQREGYQPGYKRGAAQGPRGCSRGRGGLFKPSRGMVTQMAGHQAN; from the exons ATGCCTTCAGCAACAGTTGGCCACAATGCTGTTCTGTCCTCCAGCCCAGAGTTGGGTTCTGGGACCCAATCTGAGGCCATGAAGCAGGTCCTGCAGGTGATAGACAAGAAGGTCCGCAACATGGAAAAGAAAAAG GGCAAGCTGGATGACTACCAGGCCAAGAAGAATAAAGGAGAACGATTGAACCAGGATCAGCTG GATGCCTTGACCAAGTTCCAGGAAGTGACCAACAACCTGGATTTTGCGAGGGAGTTGCAGAAGAGCTTCCTGTCTTTGGGGCAAGAG ATTCAGAAAGCAGTGAAGAAGTCTGCCCGGAGGGAGCAGCTGCTGCGGGAGGAGACGGAGCAGAGGCGGCTGAAGGCTGTTCTGGAGCTGCAGTTCCTGCTTGACCGACTGGGGGATGAGCAGACGAGGCAGGACCTGAAACAGCCCGTCGCAGGCTCCCCCCTGCTCACTGACGGTAACCTCACCGCACTGGACAGTTTCTACAAGCTGGTGGGCCCGGAACGGGACCATGACGTCAG GTTGGCTGACCAGTATGAGGAGGCCTCCCTACACCTATGGGAACTGCTAGAGGGCAGAGACCAGGCTGTGGCAGGAACCACAT ACAAGGCACTGAAGGAGACCCTGGACAAGGTGCTGCTGAGTGGCTATTTTGACAGAGCACAAACGCATCAGAACGGAGTGTGtgaaaaagaggaggaggaggaggaagaagaggaggaggagcagcagtCTGTGGCGCATGAGTCGTCTGGGAGCGGGGAGCAGCCTGCAGAACCAG AAGGAACAGTTACTGAAGAATACACAGAGGCTATTGAAGTAGAAGCCACAGAG TTTGTAAACAGACAGTTCATTCCAGAAACAACATGCAGCAGCACTGGCAACGACCAAGTAGAGGAGTGGACAGCAGAGGCTCAG GTGGTAAACGTCCTCCAGCACCAGGCTCTTCCCCAGATGACCCCCGAGCCCCACACTGTGAGCCCAGTCTCCCACACGCCTGACCCCGTGGTCCGGAAGCAGGTCGTACAGGACCTCATGGCCCAGATGCAGGGGACCTATAACTTCATGCAG GACTCCATGTTGGAGTTTGATGGCCATGCCCTGGACCCAGCCATCGTGTTGGCCCAGCCCATGAAGCCTGCACAGAGCGTGGACCTGCAGCAGATGGGTCAGT TTCATTCAGAATCCAGACTTGCTCAACCAAGCTCAGTTCCTGAATCTACACAA GTCCTCATGGTCTCCCCCACACCTGATGCCTACTCCTCCACACCTGATGCCTACTCCTCCACAGCACCCCTCTACCAGCCCTCCCACACAGCAGAGCCCCGGCCACAGACAGACGGCACCGACCACATCCAG GTGTTCAACCTGAACGCCCCCGTGCCCCCCACTAACGAAGCAGACGGTCTGAAGCAGTTCCCCAGTGGCTACGGCCAGGGCTTCAGCAGCCAGGCAGAGCACTCCGTGGAGGAGCCTGACATTCAGCAGGACACTCTACAGTCCG CTGTAGGAGGCTTCCACACCCAAGACCAAGTGATGTCGTCGGCAGCGGGTCACCAGGTGCAGGGGCCAGGCTTTGGGCGGCAAGGCCAGTCCTTCTATAACAGCAGGGGGACCGTGCCTCGCGGAGGCCCCAGGAACCCCCGGGGCATGATCAATGGATACCGAGGATCCTCTAACGGTTTCAGAG GAGGATATGATGGCTATCGCCCTCCCTTCTCGAACACTCCAAACAATGGTTATGGGCAACAGGCCCAGTTCAGCACGGCACCCCGGGACTACTCCAACAGCACCTACCAACGG GAGGGATATCAGCCAGGCTACAAGCGGGGAGCAGCCCAGGGACCTCGGGGTTGCTCTCGAG GCCGGGGGGGACTGTTCAAGCCCAGCCGAGGGATGGTGACCCAAATGGCTGGACATCAAGCCAATTAG